A stretch of DNA from Butyricicoccus intestinisimiae:
AAAAACACAGCATGCAGAATTGGGGATGATATAAAGCACTATCTGGGGGATGATAATTGTGCTTTAAACAAAATTGGGATTTTGTCTGGCTCATGTGTCTCCACATAAGCTTGCGTTTATTATAACGCATCTTATAGAAAGTTGTCAATACCCACCGGATTGGTTCGGCCGAAATTTTCTATTTTATTTACTTTTTCTTAAATTTTATAGCAAAATAGAATCTTTTATTTGCTAAAATAACTCAATAGAGTTCTTTCGGATTTTTTGCTTTGTCATTTTCGGACACGGAGAAATGCAGATGTGTGCCCTGTTTTTCCTCCAAGGGCATCGGTTCTCCCAGCACGGCAATCTTCTGCCCCTGTTTTACCGCATCTCCCTCCGCGACACACGGGTCGGCAAGTCCCGCGTACAGGCTCGTCAATCCCTGCGCGTGACTGATGGTCATATACACGCCGAGAACCGGATCCTCCCCCACAGCAAGGACGGTTCCCGCCGCTGCAGCCTGCACCGCATCGCCGGATTTCCCCTCATAATCCACCGCTTCATGCGTCCGCCAATCACCGGTTGTCTCGTTATACAGCAACGTGTTTTGTGAAAAATCCTGCGTAATCTTGCTGTCCATCGGCGGCGCAAAGGACAGCGCGTCCGCCGGCTGCTGTTCCGGCTGTTCGGCTGGGTCTGCGGTATCGGTTTCCTGTTGTGTTTCCTGCTGTTCGGGCGCCGGCTGCGGATCCATCGCCGGAATGCGCTCCAGCGCTTCAGAGGCCGTCACGCTGTCATCCGCCTGATATTCCTGCGCCTGCATGGTGTCATCATCGCTCGTTCCGTTTGGGAAAGCGAACAGCAAATACGCCGCCACGGCAATTGCCGCGAGGCACAGCATCAGCGCCAAATAAAAACTCTTATCTTCCGACCACCATTGTGCACCGCCGTTCGTTCGTTTCATTCGCTCATCTCCCTGCTTTCATTTTCCTGTACAGGAAGTATGGGCAGCTTTTCGCGAATTTATACCGAGGATGCGGACGCGGCATAGAAAAAACAACAAAAAAATTGCGCCGCTTCCGCGCACATTGCAACAGGATATGGAAATTTTTGCATTTTTTCACAACCATGAAAAAATCTATTGCAAGCCAAAAAAAGAGGTGTATAATAGTGTCTGTAGTTTTATAAACTGCAATAAAAAGTTTAGTATTTGTAAAGAAAACAAGAAGGAGGTCTCGCGCCGGAATTTCCGGCCCAGTATGAAAATCGGTTCCAAGATCAAACGAATGCGCATCCAGCAGGAATTGACGCTGGAAGAACTTGCTTCCCGCTGTGAGCTGACCAAGGGCTTTCTCTCGCAGCTGGAGCGAGACCTGACCAGTCCATCTATTGCGACGCTCTCGGATATTCTCGAGGCGCTGGGGTCTTCCCTGTCTGAATTTTTCACCGATTCGCCGGAGGAACAAATCGTGTTCCGACAGGCGGATTTTTTTGAGGACACCCGCGACAGCTGCACCATTCGATGGATCGTTCCCAACACACAGAAAAACCAGATGGAGCCTGTGCTTGTCGAAATTCCGACCGGCGGAGAGTCGTTTTCCTCCGGTCCGCACAACGGGGAGGAATTCGGCTATGTCCTGACCGGCTCCGTCGTTCTTGTCACGGATACCGCGTCATATCCTGTCCGCAAAGGGGAAACCTTTTATTTGGATGGGAAATCGACACATTACATCCGCAACGACAACAAACAAACCGCGCAGGTGCTGTGGGTTTGCACCCCGCCGCTGTTTTAAAAATCCACCCAATAGGAGAACATATGAAAAAGCTCATTGAAATCAAGAATATCGTCAAGGATTTTGACGGTCAGCGCGTGCTCAACGGCATTTCGCTGGACATTCATGAAAACGAATTTGTCACGCTGCTCGGCCCGTCCGGCTGCGGCAAAACCACGCTGCTGCGCATCATTGCGGGCTTTCTCGACGCCGATGACGGTCAGGTGCTGTTTGACGGCAAGGATATTTCCGGTCTGCCGCCGTACAAGCGCGAAGTCAACACGGTATTCCAGAAATACGCGCTGTTTCCGCATCTGAACGTTTATGACAACATTGCTTTCGGTCTCAATCTCAAAAAGCAGCCGAAGGACATCATCGAGCAGAAGGTCAAGCGTATGCTGCGTCTGGTCGGTCTGAGCGGCTTTGACAAGCGCCGCATCACCCAGATGTCCGGCGGTCAGCAGCAGCGTGTTGCCATTGCCCGCGCGCTGGTCAACGAACCGAAGGTTCTGCTGCTCGACGAGCCGCTCGGCGCACTGGATCTCAAGCTGCGCAAGGAAATGCAGCGCGAGCTGAAAAATATCCAGCAGGAAGTCGGCATCACGTTTATCTTTGTCACCCACGATCAGGAAGAAGCGCTGACCATGTCCGACACGATTGTTGTCATGAAGGGTGGCAACATCGAACAAATCGGCTCTCCGGTCGACATTTACAACGAGCCGGTCAACCGTTATGTTGCCAACTTCATCGGCGAGAGCAACATCACAGACGGTGTGATGCCATGCGACAACCGCGTTATTTTTGACGGCCATCCGTTTGACTGCGTGGACGGCGGTTTCGCGCCGAACGAAGAAGTCGATGTGGTGATTCGTCCGGAGGATTTGGATATTGTCGCACCGGAGGACGGCTTGCTGCGCGGCCGCGTCAAGTCGGTGCTGTTCAAGGGCGTACACTACGACACCATTGTAGAAACCCGTCAGGGCACGTCTATCACGGTCAAAATGAACATCACAGAGGAAAAGCCGGTCATCAACGAGGAAGCCGGCGAGCTGATGGACGCAGACAGCTTCTATCTGGACAAGGAGGACGTTGCAGAGCTGACCGAGTCCATGATTATCGCCCGCGCCAACGCGCAGGCTTGGAAAAAAGACACCGAGGAATGGGTCTCGATTTCTAAAATTTCCTATGACATCAAGCCGGAAAACGGCAGATATCCGGTTACGTTCTCGACGGCATCCGGCACAACCGTCACCGTTGACATGATTGTAGAGGACGCCAACCGTGTCCAGTCGGAAGAATATCAGGAAGAAATTTACGCGGTAAACTTCTCCAAGTCTGTCGACGATATTCGAGAGTCTATGACGCTGGACAACGACCTGATGATTTGGGCGGATGCCTCCGCATGGAGTCTGGCTCCGCAGGACGAGGGCGCCCGCATCAAGATTACCGATGTCATCTATGATTTTGATTGGGAAAACATCACGCCGGGTGTATACGACATCACGTTTGCCACCAAGGGCTCCGAGTACAAGGTCGCAACAACCGACCGCACCGAGCCGGGCGATCTGGTCGGTCTGCGCTTTACGCCGGATGATATCCATATCATGAGAAAGGGAGACTGAGCACATGAAACGTTTCCGTTCCATGGCATATCCCTATGTCTTTTGGATTGCCATTTTCATCGTGATTCCGATGCTGCTCATCATCGCGTATGCATTCACGGTTGAAGGCACAGCCTTCTTTCAGGGACAATTCACGCTGGACAATTTCGCACGCTTTTTCCGCGACGCCGTATTCATGCAGGTGCTTCTCCGCTCCATGCGCATTGCGATTTTGACCACGCTTGTCTGTCTGCTGCTCGGTTATCCGTCCGCCTATGCCATCGCCCGCGCAGGTGTCAAGAGCACTACACTGATTCTCGTCATCACGCTGCCGACTTGGATCAACATGCTCGTGCGCACCTATGCTTGGGTCGGTATCTTGCAGGACAACGGTATTTTGAACAACTTGCTCGGTTTATTGCACATCGGCCCGTTTCCGTTCATGTACACGGATTTCGCTGTGGTTCTCGGCATGGTTTACAACTTCCTGCCGTTCATGATTTTGGAGATTCACACGTCGCTGTCCAAAATGGATCCGTCTTTCTTGGAAGCGGCGAGCGATCTCGGCGCGAACCGCGCGCAGGCGTTCCGCCGCGTGACGCTGCCGTTGAGCATTCCGGGCATTATCTCAGGCATCACGCTGGTATTTCTGCCCGCTGTGTCCTCTTTCTTCATTCCGAAGCTGCTGGGCGGCGGACAGTACGTCCTGATCGGCAATGTCATCGAATCGCAGTTCCTGACATCCGGCAACTGGAGCTTTGGCTCTGCCCTTTCGCTCATCATGGTCATTATCATCATGATTTCTATGTATTTGACCCGCAAAATCGACCGCAATGGAGGTGACGAGATTTGAAGCAGAAGAAATCCTTTCACTGGACACGCGTTGTTCTCGCCGCTGTCATCGTGTTCTTTTACATTCCGATTGCATACACCATTTTGTTTTCGTTTAATGCCTCGCGTTCGCTGACGACATTTTCCGGCTTTTCTCTGCGCTGGTACGAGAAGATGTTCTCCTCGTCCGTGACGATGGGCGCCATCGGCACTACTTTTGCCATTGCCATCTTGGCAACGATTATTTCCACTTGTATCGGAACCATTACCGTCATCGGTCTGTCCCGATGCAGCAAGCCGCTGCGCAGGGCGGTTCGCACGGCAAATGACCTGCCGATTATGAATCCTGACATTGTCACTGCGATTGGCCTGCTCATGTTCTTCGCCACGCTGGAAGTGAGCAAGGGCTTTTTGACGCTGCTGCTGGCGCACATCGCGTTTTGCACGCCGTATGTCATGTTGTCCATCACGCCGCGTCTGCGCACGCTGGACCCGAATTTGGCGGACGCAGCACTGGATTTGGGCGCAAACCCTTGGCAGGCGCTGTGGCATGCGATTATTCCGCAGCTGTCTCCGGGTATTTTTGCCGGTGCGCTGATTGCATTTACCATGTCCTTTGACGACTTCGTCATTTCCTACTTCGTCACGGGCAACGGCGTACAGAACATCTCGATTCTGGTCTACACGATGTCCAAGCGCGTCAATCCGTCCATCAATGCGATTTCCACGCTGGTTATCGTTATTATCACGGTGGTGCTGCTGCTCGTCAATCTGATTCCGCGCATTGCAGAGCGCACGCGGAAAAAGCACAAGGAGGAACCTGCATCATGAAGCTGAAAAAACTGTTCGCTGCCTGCTGTGCAGGTGCCGTACTCGCCGGTGCGCTGACCGGCTGCGGCGGTCCGGGCACAGATTTTGACGGCACCAACAAGTCTTCCGGCAATTCCAACACGTTGAAACTCTATCTGCCGGGCGAATATATCTCAGACTCCGTTATTTCGGATTTTGAGGACGAATACGGCTGTCATGTCATCGTGGAAAACTTTGATTCCAACGAGATGATGTACACCAAGGTCAGCTCCGGCGATTCGTATGACGTACTCATTCCGTCCGACTATATGATTGAGCGTCTGATGAAGGAAAAGCGTCTGCAAAAAATTGACCGCAGTGCCATCACAAACTTTGACCATCTGGATCCCGCCTGTGTCGGCATGGATTTTGACCCGAACAACGACTACTCCATTCCGTATTTCTGGGGCACTGTCGGTCTGGTGTACAACAAAAACAATGTCTCCAAGCAGGATCTCGAAAAAGAGGGCTGGAACATTTTGCTCGACCAAAAATACAACAACCGCATTTATATCTACGACTCTGAGCGCGACTCGTTTATGATGGCGTTCAAGGCGTTGGGGTACTCGATGAATACCAACGACGAAAAGGAAATTGACGCAGCATACAAGTGGCTGTGCAAGGTCAACAACACCATGCGTCCGGTTTACGTCACCGATGAAATCATCGACAACATGGTAAACGGCGTGAAGGATATCGGTCAGGTGTACAGCGGCGACGCCGCATATATCCTGTCGGAAAATCCGGACATGGGCTATTACTGCCCCAAGCAGGGCACCAATATTTGGAGTGATGCAATGGTCATTCCAAAAAATGCCGCCAATCCGGAGTTGGCGCACAAGTTTATCAACTATATGATTTCGTATGATCCGGCATACACCAATGCGGAGGAGTACGGCTATACCTCACCGAATCTGGAGGTTTCCCGCGATTTGACTGCGGAGGGCGGTCTGTTCTGCGGAAACGAGGCGTACACACCGCGCACCGGTTACGACAAGGACGAAATCTTTCACGATAACGAATTCCTGCGTCAGCGTCTGTCCGAGCTTTGGATTAAGGTCAAAGCCGGCGGAGATGGCTCGTAATTCTATCTGATTTTCGAAAAAAACACCGAAATTCATCGCGATTTCGGTGTTTTTTCTTTGCGTGCACGGGAACACTTGCATTTTTTAACATTTTTAAAGTGAAAAGCAGCTTCTTTCGATAAATATACAGTTTTTTGTGATTTTTTACTCAAAAAATGATGCAGAACGATTGACAAGTATGCGTGCAGACGGTATACTAAAAATAACAACAGATTGCATACTGTCTTTCCATACCATATATATAGTAAAACGCCGCTTTTAGCGGCGTTTTGCTTTTTTGTCACTCTTCCAGATGTTCTAATCCTTGGCTCATAATCGTGTGCACATGGTCATCTGCCAGCGAATACACGATGTTCTTTCCCTCTCGGCGGAATCGCACCAGACGGCTCTGCTTGAGCACGCGCAGCTGATGGGAAATCGAACTCTGTGTCATATTGAGCGCCTGCGCAATGTCTCCGACACTCATGTCGCTCTCAACAAGAACATACAGAATCTTGATGCGCGTGGAATCGCCAAATACTTTGAACAGCTCTGCCAAATCATACAGTTCTTCTTCTGTAGGAACCTGATCGCTCAGGGAAAACACATCGGTTCCCTGCGGCATGTTCTCCAATTCTTCCTTGTCCAGATGCACCGCTTATTCCTCCTCGTCATCATCATCGACCGGATGTGCGTGCACATCAATAACTTTGGTTTTCTTGTGTCTCTGCCCTTTTTTCTTCGGCTCCGGCGGATTGTCGCGCTCATAAATCAATCGCGCATGATTCATGCGATACAGCACGAGGAAATCCGAAATGCCGCTGTAAATCAGTGCAGCGCCGATTATACGCAGCGTGAACTTTGCCGTTCCATACGGATGTATCAGAACAATCGCACCGAGCACAACCGTGATGATGCCGACAATGATAACCGACAGAAAGCCCGGATCGCCAAACTTTTTGAGTCCGATACCGTGCCGCAAATTCAAAATGCCATCGAGCAGCAAAATCAAACCGAAAATAATAGGCAGCACAGCAGTAAATGCCTTGGGCTGTGCGATGACGAAAATACCGACGGCGATGGTCAAAATACCAATAAAAATTTTTGCCATGCGTATGGTTCGGTTCTTCCAGCACATCAGCATGCCGATGACGCCGTAGGCGATGAGCAGCGCGCCGATAACATAGCAGACAACTGCCAAAAACTGATCGGGAATAAACAGCATCACAGCGCCGACAGCAATATAGCCAAGCGCTGCCAACAGCAAATGAAACCGAATGCTGCGGAATGTTTCAAACATATTGTTTCAGCCTCCCTGCGGGGTGGTTCTCCGCATGTATTTCTGTTTTCATTGTACGGTATCTAGCTTGCAATGTCAATGTTTCCGATTTTATCCTGTTTGTGCCGCGTATCCCTCTGTTCACGGTTCTTTTACACGAGAAACTCTTGAAAACTCTCCTGTTTTGGTGTACGATAGCTTAGAAAGCCTTTTGCTTTCATCCACTTGTAAACTATATCTTATAGAAGGTGTTTGATATGACGAAAATCGACATTATTTCCGGTTTCCTGGGCGCCGGCAAGACGACCCTGATTCGCAAACTGCTGGAGGGCCCGCTCAAGGGTCAGAAGGTGGTTCTGATCGAAAACGAGTTCGGTGAAATCGGCATTGACGGCGGTTTCCTGAAGGATTCCGGCATTCAAATCAACGAAATGAACTCCGGCTGCATCTGCTGCACTTTGGTCGGCGACTTTGAAAAGGCACTGGGCGACGTCCTGAGCCAGTACGCACCGGATCGCATCATCATTGAGCCGTCCGGCGTCGGCAAGCTGTCCGACGTTGCTGCCGCTGTACAGCCGGTTCTGCGCGAAGGCGAAGTGGAAATGGGCTGCATGACCACCGTATGCGACGCTTCCAAGTGCCGCATGTATATCAAGAACTTCGGTGAGTTCTATGTCAATCAGCTGGAAAGCGCCGGCACCATTGTGCTGAGCCGCACCCAGAATGTCAGCGACAAGCGTTTGGACGAGGCTCTCAAGCTGATTCGTGAGCACTGCGGCGAAAACACCAGCATCATCACCACCCCGTGGGATGAGCTGACCGGCGAGCAGATCTATGATGTCATGTGCGCAGACGGCCACAAGGCACTGCTGGATGCTGCGGAGCTG
This window harbors:
- a CDS encoding helix-turn-helix domain-containing protein, giving the protein MKIGSKIKRMRIQQELTLEELASRCELTKGFLSQLERDLTSPSIATLSDILEALGSSLSEFFTDSPEEQIVFRQADFFEDTRDSCTIRWIVPNTQKNQMEPVLVEIPTGGESFSSGPHNGEEFGYVLTGSVVLVTDTASYPVRKGETFYLDGKSTHYIRNDNKQTAQVLWVCTPPLF
- a CDS encoding ABC transporter permease, producing MKRFRSMAYPYVFWIAIFIVIPMLLIIAYAFTVEGTAFFQGQFTLDNFARFFRDAVFMQVLLRSMRIAILTTLVCLLLGYPSAYAIARAGVKSTTLILVITLPTWINMLVRTYAWVGILQDNGILNNLLGLLHIGPFPFMYTDFAVVLGMVYNFLPFMILEIHTSLSKMDPSFLEAASDLGANRAQAFRRVTLPLSIPGIISGITLVFLPAVSSFFIPKLLGGGQYVLIGNVIESQFLTSGNWSFGSALSLIMVIIIMISMYLTRKIDRNGGDEI
- a CDS encoding M23 family metallopeptidase gives rise to the protein MKRTNGGAQWWSEDKSFYLALMLCLAAIAVAAYLLFAFPNGTSDDDTMQAQEYQADDSVTASEALERIPAMDPQPAPEQQETQQETDTADPAEQPEQQPADALSFAPPMDSKITQDFSQNTLLYNETTGDWRTHEAVDYEGKSGDAVQAAAAGTVLAVGEDPVLGVYMTISHAQGLTSLYAGLADPCVAEGDAVKQGQKIAVLGEPMPLEEKQGTHLHFSVSENDKAKNPKELY
- a CDS encoding ArsR/SmtB family transcription factor, yielding MPQGTDVFSLSDQVPTEEELYDLAELFKVFGDSTRIKILYVLVESDMSVGDIAQALNMTQSSISHQLRVLKQSRLVRFRREGKNIVYSLADDHVHTIMSQGLEHLEE
- a CDS encoding GTP-binding protein — protein: MTKIDIISGFLGAGKTTLIRKLLEGPLKGQKVVLIENEFGEIGIDGGFLKDSGIQINEMNSGCICCTLVGDFEKALGDVLSQYAPDRIIIEPSGVGKLSDVAAAVQPVLREGEVEMGCMTTVCDASKCRMYIKNFGEFYVNQLESAGTIVLSRTQNVSDKRLDEALKLIREHCGENTSIITTPWDELTGEQIYDVMCADGHKALLDAAELYEHEEHHHHHHHDGETCSCGHHHHDHDEHEHEHEHHHHDGETCSCGHHHHDHDEHEEHEHHHHDGETCSCGHHHHDHDEHEHHHEHHYDENGVCSCGHHHHGHDADEVFTSWGIETARKFTEDDLRARLSQLDDQELYGIVLRAKGIVPEQDGTWLHFDMVPGEIELRHGAADYTGRLCVIGSGIKEDALAALFA
- a CDS encoding ABC transporter substrate-binding protein; amino-acid sequence: MKLKKLFAACCAGAVLAGALTGCGGPGTDFDGTNKSSGNSNTLKLYLPGEYISDSVISDFEDEYGCHVIVENFDSNEMMYTKVSSGDSYDVLIPSDYMIERLMKEKRLQKIDRSAITNFDHLDPACVGMDFDPNNDYSIPYFWGTVGLVYNKNNVSKQDLEKEGWNILLDQKYNNRIYIYDSERDSFMMAFKALGYSMNTNDEKEIDAAYKWLCKVNNTMRPVYVTDEIIDNMVNGVKDIGQVYSGDAAYILSENPDMGYYCPKQGTNIWSDAMVIPKNAANPELAHKFINYMISYDPAYTNAEEYGYTSPNLEVSRDLTAEGGLFCGNEAYTPRTGYDKDEIFHDNEFLRQRLSELWIKVKAGGDGS
- a CDS encoding HdeD family acid-resistance protein is translated as MFETFRSIRFHLLLAALGYIAVGAVMLFIPDQFLAVVCYVIGALLIAYGVIGMLMCWKNRTIRMAKIFIGILTIAVGIFVIAQPKAFTAVLPIIFGLILLLDGILNLRHGIGLKKFGDPGFLSVIIVGIITVVLGAIVLIHPYGTAKFTLRIIGAALIYSGISDFLVLYRMNHARLIYERDNPPEPKKKGQRHKKTKVIDVHAHPVDDDDEEE
- a CDS encoding ABC transporter permease → MKQKKSFHWTRVVLAAVIVFFYIPIAYTILFSFNASRSLTTFSGFSLRWYEKMFSSSVTMGAIGTTFAIAILATIISTCIGTITVIGLSRCSKPLRRAVRTANDLPIMNPDIVTAIGLLMFFATLEVSKGFLTLLLAHIAFCTPYVMLSITPRLRTLDPNLADAALDLGANPWQALWHAIIPQLSPGIFAGALIAFTMSFDDFVISYFVTGNGVQNISILVYTMSKRVNPSINAISTLVIVIITVVLLLVNLIPRIAERTRKKHKEEPAS